In Fibrobacter sp. UWR2, the following are encoded in one genomic region:
- a CDS encoding methylated-DNA--[protein]-cysteine S-methyltransferase has product MAKQVKGIQTVCHRNMWGQWTFSFEGRYLCGLQFAGAEDSAIVPSTVKACAYAAAEQDSGLKGAAVKTYRTVVKELNLYLAGKLQEFSVSIQIPGTEFQVQVFEAVRNIPYGKTWTYKQVAEAIGHPKAERAVGNALHNNPLQVIIPCHRVVTSRGKIGGYTLGTDLKRRLLCMEGAIQNELDLE; this is encoded by the coding sequence ATGGCAAAGCAGGTTAAAGGCATTCAGACGGTCTGCCACCGCAATATGTGGGGGCAATGGACCTTCTCGTTCGAAGGGCGCTACCTGTGCGGCCTGCAGTTTGCGGGCGCAGAAGATTCCGCCATCGTCCCGAGCACGGTAAAGGCCTGCGCATACGCTGCCGCCGAGCAAGACTCCGGATTGAAGGGTGCTGCCGTAAAGACTTACCGCACCGTCGTGAAGGAACTGAACCTCTACCTCGCGGGCAAGTTGCAGGAATTCAGCGTGTCCATCCAGATTCCGGGAACGGAATTCCAGGTCCAGGTATTCGAGGCCGTCAGGAACATTCCCTACGGCAAGACGTGGACATACAAGCAGGTCGCCGAAGCCATCGGGCACCCGAAAGCAGAACGCGCCGTCGGGAACGCCCTGCACAACAACCCGCTGCAGGTCATAATCCCCTGCCACCGCGTGGTCACAAGCCGCGGCAAGATTGGCGGCTACACGCTCGGCACCGACTTAAAAAGGCGCCTCCTGTGCATGGAAGGCGCCATTCAGAATGAACTTGACTTAGAATAA
- a CDS encoding class I SAM-dependent methyltransferase, producing the protein MQPWDLLASDTVQGFIEEALTRKWDALQVSTALHKAGYSNEDRAAIMDYMALVPKFREKFANKETARRMFLLCNKLALEQSTAQDIGRWKANLWPREGSVNDLCCGMGGDSFYLPASLQLTGIDLDENRLAMYRHNLQAFGKDASVKCADARSIEGAAFFTIDPARRAIEGENQRDLRNLTPTLEEVVEISKHYKGGMAKLPPGYPPAEIPDGTEILYLGGHSDCRECLVLFGELAKSPDTIRAVIIDKNGETAAEWTRKRDRSLETLDEDLQEKLDRNDSLEGKDRTYRTATSRSDLSLGGIGKYIAEPAPVLIRSRLFSDAALAHDQDAHLISEGIAYVSSDRMLPAPAFTSYEILAHTEIATGAVRSMLKEHDIGKITLKLRGVKLDPDAEAKRLKPKGKNSAILFYTRFHGEKIAILTRRCPPEPALSWPNGRA; encoded by the coding sequence ATGCAACCATGGGATTTGCTCGCATCCGATACCGTTCAGGGCTTTATTGAAGAAGCCCTTACACGCAAATGGGATGCGTTGCAAGTTTCGACTGCGCTCCACAAGGCTGGCTACAGCAACGAGGACCGCGCCGCCATCATGGACTACATGGCGCTCGTGCCCAAGTTCCGCGAAAAGTTCGCCAATAAAGAGACGGCCCGCAGGATGTTCCTCCTGTGCAACAAGCTCGCGCTGGAACAGAGCACCGCACAAGATATCGGGCGTTGGAAGGCAAACCTGTGGCCCCGCGAAGGTTCAGTGAACGATCTTTGCTGCGGCATGGGCGGCGACAGTTTCTACCTGCCCGCATCGCTACAACTCACCGGCATCGACCTGGATGAAAACCGCCTCGCGATGTACAGACACAACTTGCAGGCGTTCGGGAAGGACGCTTCCGTCAAGTGCGCCGATGCCCGTTCCATTGAAGGCGCAGCCTTCTTCACCATCGACCCAGCTCGCCGCGCCATCGAAGGCGAGAACCAGCGAGACCTGCGCAACCTCACGCCCACGCTCGAAGAAGTCGTAGAAATCAGCAAGCATTACAAGGGCGGTATGGCGAAACTCCCGCCCGGTTACCCGCCCGCCGAAATCCCGGACGGCACAGAAATCCTCTACCTGGGCGGACACAGCGACTGCCGCGAATGCCTGGTACTCTTCGGGGAACTCGCGAAGAGCCCCGATACTATCCGCGCTGTCATCATCGACAAGAACGGCGAAACTGCAGCCGAATGGACCCGCAAACGCGACCGCTCGCTAGAAACCCTCGACGAAGACCTACAGGAGAAACTCGACAGGAACGACAGCCTCGAAGGCAAGGACCGTACCTACCGCACGGCGACAAGCCGGAGCGACCTGTCCCTAGGAGGAATCGGCAAGTACATCGCGGAACCCGCGCCGGTGCTTATCCGCAGCCGCCTTTTCAGCGATGCAGCCCTCGCCCACGACCAAGACGCGCACCTGATCTCGGAAGGCATCGCATATGTCTCTAGCGACAGGATGCTCCCCGCACCCGCATTCACGAGCTACGAGATTCTCGCCCACACAGAAATAGCTACGGGAGCAGTCCGCAGCATGCTCAAGGAACACGACATCGGGAAAATCACGCTCAAGTTGCGCGGCGTGAAACTCGACCCCGATGCCGAAGCAAAACGCCTCAAGCCCAAGGGAAAGAATTCCGCCATACTATTCTACACACGCTTCCACGGCGAGAAAATCGCAATTCTAACAAGGAGATGCCCACCGGAGCCTGCCCTGAGCTGGCCGAACGGGCGGGCATGA
- the ung gene encoding uracil-DNA glycosylase produces MVKLEQSWLNLLSDQFEQPYFKQIKEKLLQERAEHHVVYPPGSKIFAALDYCPVDKVKAVIIGQDPYHNPGQAHGLCFSVPMGIEPPPSLINIFQELHDDLGINPPPHGNLESWAHQGILLLNASLTVRAHMAASHAGIGWQQFTDTVIQRLSEVRENLVFLLWGSFAIKKQALVAPNRGHLILTAPHPSPLSAYRGFFGCKHFSKANEYLKSKGLEPIDWSIK; encoded by the coding sequence ATGGTAAAACTTGAACAATCCTGGCTGAACTTGCTCTCCGACCAGTTCGAGCAGCCGTATTTCAAACAAATTAAAGAAAAACTCTTGCAGGAAAGGGCAGAACACCACGTCGTCTACCCACCCGGCTCCAAGATTTTCGCGGCACTCGACTACTGCCCCGTCGACAAGGTCAAGGCGGTCATCATCGGGCAGGACCCCTACCACAATCCAGGCCAAGCGCACGGGCTGTGCTTCTCGGTGCCCATGGGTATCGAGCCTCCCCCGTCACTCATCAACATATTCCAGGAACTGCACGACGACCTGGGCATCAACCCGCCACCGCACGGGAACCTCGAAAGCTGGGCACACCAGGGAATCCTCCTGCTGAACGCATCGCTCACGGTCCGCGCCCACATGGCGGCAAGCCACGCGGGAATCGGCTGGCAGCAGTTCACCGACACCGTCATCCAGCGCCTCTCCGAAGTGCGCGAGAACCTCGTGTTTCTGCTCTGGGGCAGCTTCGCCATCAAAAAGCAGGCACTTGTGGCCCCCAACCGCGGCCACCTGATACTTACGGCACCGCACCCGAGCCCGCTTTCGGCCTACCGCGGGTTCTTCGGCTGCAAGCACTTCAGCAAGGCGAACGAATACCTCAAGAGCAAGGGCCTCGAACCCATCGACTGGAGCATAAAGTAG
- a CDS encoding FISUMP domain-containing protein, with protein MKKERVILGVYGHVLAWMACAFLFWGCGDDDSFSPVARDRGYDYAYTTADGLSKTPCNDMREGRDAVIGRDKDHYECRFDRIDSVYIWVGYDDTLTAEGREFKRSESSSSEGSSDSGSSSSIRNSSSSYSSSSYSSSSYSSSSRYSSSSFYLDTAWSFNKSSVGQGSITFTLTSKDELLNPDVEYGVMTDERDGQVYRTVIVGNRVWMAENLNFAGNDDYPLVLERSTCFNFDDDNCALLGRLYSREAAMDNVYCMLGAPCDIGDTLVRGVCPKGWHIPSNDEATALTYAFGDDLDGVRSVKGWGTSYGVGTNTSGFSMPASGCLDFDDYNFKNAGKTGYVWAYIKGSSMRYLIFRGSDHDVIIHSGYTDNIFVSVRCISDDTLNIALSSSSIRSSSSVSSSSSSSLSSSSVGLTSPLTEKGEQFNPDIEYGTMTDPRDGMTYKTVEVNGRTWMAENLNFAGDEDFPLQKQYSLCYEDKDENCELYGRLYSREAAMNSTACAYNTSCSPADPLQGACPTGWHIPSESEATELKDLVSTSFLELLSAKGWGNDTLVVAGEDTYGLSFIGSGYKLGDIFKNMGVNAFMWANIAGNTQRYFGINVEKKEVFVHSGYNSNIIYANVRCVKD; from the coding sequence ATGAAAAAAGAGCGTGTTATTCTCGGTGTATATGGGCATGTTTTGGCATGGATGGCGTGCGCTTTCCTGTTTTGGGGCTGTGGTGATGATGACAGCTTCTCACCGGTAGCTAGGGATCGTGGCTACGACTATGCGTACACGACGGCGGATGGCTTGTCGAAAACTCCGTGCAACGATATGCGCGAAGGCCGCGATGCCGTTATCGGCCGCGACAAGGACCATTACGAGTGTCGCTTTGACCGCATTGATTCCGTCTACATCTGGGTTGGTTACGACGATACGCTTACGGCCGAGGGGCGCGAGTTCAAACGCTCCGAATCATCGAGCAGCGAAGGGTCTTCGGATAGCGGAAGCTCGTCGAGCATCAGGAACTCGTCCAGCAGTTATTCCAGCAGTAGTTACTCCAGCAGTAGTTACTCCAGCAGTTCTCGCTACAGCTCTTCCAGTTTTTATTTGGATACCGCCTGGTCCTTTAATAAAAGCAGTGTCGGCCAGGGGTCCATCACTTTTACCTTGACCTCCAAGGACGAGTTGCTCAACCCGGACGTCGAATACGGAGTGATGACGGATGAACGCGATGGCCAGGTCTATAGGACGGTAATCGTTGGAAACAGGGTCTGGATGGCCGAGAACCTCAATTTTGCGGGCAACGACGATTATCCGCTTGTGCTCGAACGTTCGACTTGCTTTAATTTCGATGATGACAACTGTGCCTTGCTGGGTCGCTTGTATTCACGTGAAGCTGCTATGGACAACGTCTACTGCATGCTCGGTGCCCCCTGCGATATCGGTGATACCTTGGTTCGCGGTGTGTGTCCCAAGGGATGGCATATTCCATCTAACGATGAGGCCACTGCTCTAACATACGCTTTTGGCGATGATCTTGATGGCGTGCGGTCTGTAAAGGGATGGGGAACGTCTTATGGCGTAGGGACTAACACTTCGGGCTTTTCGATGCCGGCATCGGGGTGTCTCGATTTCGATGATTATAATTTTAAAAACGCAGGAAAGACTGGATACGTTTGGGCCTATATAAAAGGGTCGAGTATGAGATACCTGATTTTCCGCGGATCGGATCATGATGTGATTATACATTCCGGTTACACTGACAATATTTTTGTCTCGGTCCGCTGTATATCGGATGACACCTTGAATATCGCCTTGTCATCTTCGTCGATACGCTCTTCCAGCAGCGTTTCGTCCTCGTCGAGCAGTTCCTTGTCTTCATCGAGCGTTGGATTGACTTCACCTTTAACGGAAAAGGGCGAACAGTTTAACCCCGATATTGAATACGGTACTATGACGGACCCTCGTGATGGCATGACATACAAGACGGTCGAAGTCAACGGGCGAACCTGGATGGCCGAGAACCTGAATTTTGCAGGCGACGAAGATTTTCCGCTTCAGAAGCAATATTCTCTTTGCTACGAAGATAAGGATGAAAATTGTGAACTGTATGGCCGACTGTATTCCCGCGAAGCAGCGATGAATTCTACTGCGTGCGCGTATAATACAAGTTGCAGTCCGGCAGACCCTCTTCAGGGCGCATGCCCGACGGGGTGGCATATCCCGTCAGAGAGTGAAGCTACGGAACTGAAAGACTTGGTTTCAACCTCATTCCTGGAATTGCTATCGGCGAAGGGCTGGGGTAACGATACACTGGTCGTTGCTGGAGAAGATACATATGGACTTTCCTTTATAGGTTCCGGATATAAACTAGGCGATATTTTTAAGAACATGGGCGTGAATGCTTTTATGTGGGCCAATATTGCTGGTAACACTCAGCGCTACTTTGGAATCAATGTGGAGAAAAAGGAAGTGTTTGTCCATAGTGGCTATAACAGTAACATTATTTATGCCAATGTCCGCTGTGTGAAGGACTAA
- the gatA gene encoding Asp-tRNA(Asn)/Glu-tRNA(Gln) amidotransferase subunit GatA, protein METIKNLSTKLASGETSAVALAQDSLAKIESTKNLNAYISVLNERALAKAAESDKRRAEGKSLGALDGIPVAVKDNMCIEGTRTTAASKILKNFVAPYTATAIEKLEAAGAVIVGKTNMDEFAMGSSNETSYFGKVINPLDETRVPGGSSGGSAVAVASGTVACALGSDTGGSIRQPAACTGVVGLKPTYGRVSRYGLLAYASSLDQIGPFGSTVADCATLLNAICGIDPHDNTTSTREPEDFTAKLNAGVKGKVIGVPKEYFGEGLDAECKAAIESMLKKLEAEGATLKEVSLPHISHAVSSYYIIATAEASSNLSRYDGVRYGYRSKEARKLFDLYAKSRSEGFGKEVQRRILLGSYVLSAGFYDAYYVQAQKVRRLITDDFNKAFESCDVIASPTMPGLPLKCGMNESDPMAVYLSDIYTVSLNLSGLPGVSVPCGKAGGLPVGLQWIGKPFQETDLLSIAAATEALNK, encoded by the coding sequence ATGGAAACCATCAAGAATTTGAGCACCAAGCTCGCCAGCGGCGAGACATCGGCGGTCGCTCTCGCACAAGACTCTCTCGCAAAAATTGAATCTACCAAGAACTTGAATGCATACATCAGCGTATTGAACGAACGCGCCCTCGCGAAGGCCGCGGAATCGGACAAGCGCCGCGCCGAAGGCAAGAGCCTCGGAGCGCTCGACGGCATCCCCGTCGCCGTGAAGGACAACATGTGCATCGAAGGCACGCGCACCACAGCGGCATCCAAGATTCTCAAGAACTTTGTGGCCCCCTACACCGCAACCGCCATCGAAAAGCTCGAGGCCGCCGGTGCAGTTATCGTGGGCAAGACGAACATGGACGAATTCGCGATGGGCTCGAGCAACGAGACCTCGTATTTCGGCAAGGTCATCAACCCGCTCGACGAAACCCGCGTTCCGGGTGGCTCCAGCGGCGGTTCGGCCGTAGCCGTGGCCAGTGGCACGGTCGCCTGTGCGCTCGGCTCCGATACCGGCGGATCCATTCGTCAGCCTGCCGCGTGCACAGGCGTCGTGGGCCTTAAGCCCACCTACGGCCGCGTGTCCCGCTATGGCCTGCTCGCCTACGCAAGTTCTCTGGACCAGATCGGCCCCTTCGGTTCTACCGTCGCCGACTGTGCCACGCTCCTTAATGCCATCTGCGGTATCGACCCGCACGACAATACCACGAGCACGCGCGAACCCGAAGACTTCACCGCAAAGCTCAACGCCGGCGTGAAGGGCAAGGTCATCGGCGTTCCGAAGGAATACTTCGGCGAAGGCCTCGACGCTGAATGCAAGGCCGCCATCGAAAGCATGCTGAAGAAGCTCGAAGCCGAAGGCGCCACGCTCAAGGAAGTGAGCCTCCCGCACATCAGCCACGCCGTGTCCAGCTACTACATCATTGCTACTGCCGAAGCAAGCTCTAACCTCAGCCGCTACGACGGCGTGCGTTACGGCTACCGCAGCAAGGAAGCCCGCAAGCTCTTTGACCTGTACGCCAAGTCCCGCAGCGAAGGTTTCGGCAAGGAAGTGCAGCGCCGCATCCTCCTCGGAAGCTACGTTCTTAGCGCAGGCTTCTACGACGCCTACTACGTGCAGGCCCAGAAGGTCCGTCGCCTCATCACCGACGACTTCAACAAGGCTTTCGAAAGCTGCGACGTGATTGCAAGCCCCACGATGCCGGGACTCCCGCTCAAGTGCGGCATGAACGAGTCCGACCCGATGGCCGTCTACCTCAGCGACATCTACACCGTGAGCCTGAACCTCTCGGGCCTCCCGGGCGTGAGCGTGCCGTGCGGCAAGGCTGGCGGGCTCCCCGTCGGTCTGCAGTGGATTGGCAAGCCGTTCCAGGAAACGGACCTGCTCTCCATCGCCGCCGCGACCGAGGCACTGAACAAGTAG
- a CDS encoding DUF4321 domain-containing protein translates to MTNRNTFGRLILFIVLGLIIGGVLGECLGLLFGELGELMNAGGYDNIVRNFFVASFDLNLGFLGDKADPIVLDLYMVKFALGFGLKINVVSIVGMIIAIYIMKWSGGNR, encoded by the coding sequence ATGACTAACAGAAACACCTTCGGACGACTCATCCTCTTTATCGTGCTCGGCCTCATCATCGGCGGAGTGCTCGGTGAATGCCTCGGGCTTCTCTTCGGGGAACTCGGCGAACTCATGAATGCGGGCGGTTACGACAACATCGTGCGCAACTTCTTTGTCGCCTCCTTCGACCTGAATCTCGGCTTCCTGGGAGACAAGGCGGATCCAATCGTCCTGGACCTCTACATGGTTAAGTTCGCGCTGGGCTTTGGCCTCAAGATTAACGTCGTGAGCATCGTTGGCATGATTATCGCCATCTACATCATGAAGTGGTCCGGAGGAAACAGGTAA
- a CDS encoding InlB B-repeat-containing protein, whose protein sequence is MKYLYSMLLLLLLAGFGFAAVGDTRTITYYLNGGVNDPANPDSYVVIKADSSECTITLQEPTREGSRFLGWFKEASTGVFYDAPQKSISRCSGDKYTLTALWAPAVKEPQLSVDSCYQITSKEELYAIPKLSTFACIELQNDIVVNENLLDAEGNPDSTRNDIMYWQPFVFGGIFEGNGHTISGLYTKKQYEAGFFSKLYEGAGKPPVVRNLGIKDSYFEGTRYAGGIVGYIDQSALLVNVFSEATVVARGSAGGIAGAIISEEDWSCLCAPPPLAKPALAKPEWPTMNPSNVTQIINAYNAGRVSGASRPYDGTGGIVGQAQDLTLENVFNIGTVSDGGDAIFGLHNLEWCYYDSSRHHVEIKNTYYAGDGAAQYGGSKATADEFRDGTVLGKLQEGTYGAAWEQSVGVDLHPVLSSKVKYYLDYKLNGGVNSDQNPKYYTGDSSVILANPTKEGDTFEGWFADSLYKERIDTIKAGSKKYYTLYARWESEYLVTYVANGGMEPEINPSRWSSDSAAYTLKGLEKVGYTFDGWYADSTFKTPVKELAKERHDDITLYAKWITNNYKITYHLNGGENDPVNPATFNFDTDITLKEPTREGFVFVGWFDKLTYSSEIKSFGKTSYYSRDFDLYAHWYPEPKKPAKNENGCYILSDRNELYWFALYTSNKLDNDKVTEAHPCAWQTNDIVVNEALVDADSNWVDGIVLWHPIGVLNRGDTTPVYYANNHSISGLFINDHYSQAVWEEFFWPAENKGSYPYFVNSCVNTGNGTIWSKDIPKQSLRTISTALAFGVRAVNRSLQVYGAQIGAKARVFDMQGRVIARGQVDAGGNVAFEMRRAGNYLVQVGRQAHRVNVK, encoded by the coding sequence ATGAAGTATTTGTATTCCATGCTTTTGCTGTTGTTGTTGGCTGGCTTCGGCTTTGCCGCGGTAGGCGACACGCGGACTATCACCTATTACCTGAACGGGGGCGTGAATGACCCCGCGAACCCGGATAGCTATGTCGTCATAAAAGCAGATTCTAGCGAATGCACGATTACGCTCCAGGAGCCGACCCGCGAAGGTTCCCGGTTTCTGGGCTGGTTTAAAGAAGCTTCCACCGGTGTTTTTTACGACGCTCCCCAAAAAAGTATATCCCGTTGCAGTGGAGACAAATACACGCTAACAGCGCTTTGGGCCCCTGCAGTCAAGGAACCCCAGTTAAGTGTTGACAGCTGTTACCAAATCACCTCCAAGGAGGAACTTTACGCCATCCCCAAACTTTCCACCTTTGCTTGCATAGAACTCCAGAACGATATCGTGGTCAATGAAAATCTGCTGGATGCGGAAGGGAACCCGGACTCCACCCGCAATGACATCATGTACTGGCAGCCTTTTGTATTTGGCGGAATATTTGAGGGCAACGGCCACACCATTTCGGGGCTTTATACTAAAAAACAGTATGAAGCCGGGTTTTTCTCTAAGCTTTATGAAGGCGCCGGCAAGCCCCCCGTCGTAAGGAACTTGGGTATTAAGGATTCCTATTTTGAAGGTACCCGTTATGCAGGAGGTATTGTCGGCTATATAGACCAGTCGGCGCTTCTTGTCAATGTTTTTAGCGAGGCGACGGTTGTCGCGCGCGGTAGCGCCGGCGGCATTGCCGGTGCAATTATAAGCGAGGAAGACTGGTCGTGCCTTTGTGCTCCGCCTCCCTTGGCAAAGCCTGCCCTAGCAAAGCCCGAATGGCCCACGATGAACCCGAGCAACGTGACTCAGATTATCAACGCCTACAATGCGGGCCGCGTTTCCGGTGCATCTCGCCCATATGATGGAACCGGAGGCATTGTCGGTCAAGCGCAGGATTTAACCCTCGAGAACGTATTCAACATCGGAACTGTTTCTGATGGCGGCGATGCCATTTTTGGCCTTCATAATCTTGAATGGTGTTACTATGACAGTTCCCGCCACCATGTTGAAATCAAGAACACCTACTATGCCGGCGATGGGGCAGCCCAATACGGTGGATCAAAGGCGACTGCGGACGAATTCAGGGACGGGACCGTTCTAGGGAAATTGCAGGAGGGCACCTATGGTGCCGCGTGGGAACAAAGCGTGGGCGTAGATCTGCATCCGGTTTTAAGTTCTAAGGTGAAGTATTACCTTGATTACAAACTGAACGGCGGCGTGAACAGCGATCAAAATCCCAAGTACTACACGGGCGATTCCTCCGTTATTTTGGCAAATCCCACAAAGGAGGGCGACACCTTTGAAGGGTGGTTTGCCGACAGCCTGTATAAGGAACGGATTGACACCATCAAGGCCGGTAGCAAAAAATACTACACCCTTTACGCCAGGTGGGAGAGCGAATATCTTGTGACCTATGTTGCCAATGGCGGCATGGAGCCCGAAATCAATCCCTCGCGCTGGTCCTCGGATTCCGCGGCCTATACATTAAAGGGGCTTGAAAAAGTAGGCTACACTTTTGACGGCTGGTATGCCGATTCCACGTTCAAAACGCCTGTGAAAGAGCTTGCGAAGGAACGCCACGACGATATCACGTTATATGCAAAGTGGATAACGAACAACTATAAGATCACGTACCACTTGAACGGTGGCGAGAATGACCCCGTTAATCCGGCAACATTCAATTTCGACACCGACATCACCTTAAAAGAACCGACCCGTGAAGGCTTTGTTTTTGTAGGCTGGTTTGACAAGCTCACTTATTCCAGCGAAATCAAGAGTTTCGGGAAAACGTCCTACTACAGCCGCGATTTCGACCTTTATGCGCACTGGTATCCCGAACCCAAGAAGCCCGCCAAAAACGAAAACGGCTGCTACATCCTCTCGGATCGCAATGAACTGTACTGGTTTGCATTGTATACGAGCAACAAACTTGATAACGACAAAGTGACAGAAGCCCACCCCTGCGCCTGGCAAACAAACGACATTGTCGTCAACGAGGCCCTCGTGGACGCCGACAGCAACTGGGTGGACGGAATTGTATTGTGGCACCCTATTGGTGTTCTGAACCGCGGCGACACGACCCCTGTTTATTACGCCAACAACCACAGTATTTCGGGACTATTCATCAATGATCATTACAGCCAAGCCGTATGGGAAGAATTTTTCTGGCCGGCGGAGAATAAAGGTTCTTACCCATATTTCGTGAACAGTTGCGTAAACACTGGCAATGGTACCATTTGGTCGAAAGACATTCCAAAGCAATCGCTTCGTACAATTTCCACGGCGCTCGCGTTTGGTGTCAGAGCCGTGAATCGTTCACTACAGGTCTATGGCGCCCAGATAGGCGCAAAAGCAAGAGTGTTTGATATGCAGGGCCGCGTAATTGCCCGCGGACAAGTGGATGCCGGCGGAAACGTCGCGTTTGAAATGCGCCGTGCAGGCAATTATCTGGTTCAAGTGGGCCGCCAGGCGCACAGGGTCAATGTGAAATAG
- a CDS encoding glycosyl hydrolase 53 family protein: MGYKQGCFRVRHLCRFGCVAAMVAAEALFVACGGDSGSGAGYDFEIVGDSSSGLSLPDLGDSSEVQPLSSSGISSAIASLSSSAMEPSLSSTVEPPKSSAVEPPRSSSGMEPPRSSDSRPPHSSSAHNPPPSSETVPPPSSASEPLLDFGFYTGADISTVQEYERFGAKFFDVDGTEKDIFTLLKDHGFNAIRLKTFVSPKAKYGYAAAGCEHDAEAYADKDHIVAYAKKIKAAGMAFLLDIHYSDNWADPGKQIIPERWRKVNSSDALADSVYAYTLDLMNALKQVNAVPEMVQIGNETTPGILIHVPNNKTDCWGNNVDKASTAINGDMGTSSGKANAAKYFKAGIKAVKEVSPSTKTVLHIERIRQANTVTWWMTEIFKNQKVPADVMGFSAYTAYGDKAPDDWKSLFQTVTSSYPNLEFIVAEYNGGDADNHYNFDGSRKRTTEMVKGLDRWIGTFFWEPTLGGAWGPALFDWKGSNLQANSKAFEEFPMR, from the coding sequence ATGGGATACAAACAGGGTTGTTTTAGAGTGCGGCACTTGTGCCGTTTTGGGTGTGTCGCAGCGATGGTCGCGGCCGAGGCTCTTTTCGTTGCATGTGGCGGTGATTCCGGCAGCGGTGCAGGGTATGATTTTGAAATAGTCGGGGATTCCTCTTCGGGCTTGTCCTTGCCCGATTTGGGCGACTCGTCCGAAGTGCAACCCTTGTCCAGTTCAGGTATTTCTTCTGCGATTGCTTCGCTGTCCTCTTCTGCAATGGAGCCTTCGCTTTCGTCAACTGTGGAACCTCCCAAATCTTCTGCGGTTGAACCTCCGCGTTCTTCTTCGGGCATGGAACCCCCGCGTTCCTCGGATTCGCGCCCCCCGCATTCATCTTCGGCGCACAATCCTCCGCCGTCTTCGGAAACAGTTCCCCCGCCGTCATCTGCATCCGAACCTCTGCTCGACTTCGGTTTCTACACTGGCGCCGACATCTCGACCGTGCAGGAATACGAGCGCTTCGGTGCGAAGTTTTTCGATGTTGACGGAACCGAGAAGGACATCTTCACGCTCCTCAAGGATCACGGCTTCAACGCCATCCGTTTAAAGACTTTTGTAAGCCCGAAGGCAAAGTACGGCTATGCCGCAGCGGGTTGCGAGCACGATGCCGAAGCTTATGCCGACAAAGACCACATTGTCGCCTATGCGAAAAAAATCAAGGCGGCGGGCATGGCCTTTTTGCTTGATATCCACTACAGCGACAATTGGGCCGATCCTGGTAAGCAGATTATTCCCGAGCGCTGGCGCAAGGTAAACAGTTCCGACGCTCTCGCCGATTCCGTCTATGCCTACACCCTCGATTTGATGAATGCGCTCAAGCAGGTGAACGCGGTTCCTGAGATGGTGCAGATTGGCAACGAGACGACTCCGGGCATCCTCATCCATGTGCCGAACAACAAGACGGACTGCTGGGGCAACAATGTAGACAAGGCTTCTACCGCCATCAACGGCGACATGGGTACCTCGAGCGGCAAGGCGAATGCGGCCAAGTACTTCAAGGCGGGTATCAAGGCGGTCAAGGAAGTCTCTCCTTCGACAAAGACCGTGCTGCACATCGAACGCATACGCCAGGCGAATACCGTCACCTGGTGGATGACGGAAATATTCAAGAACCAGAAGGTCCCCGCTGACGTGATGGGATTCTCCGCCTACACGGCGTATGGCGACAAGGCTCCCGATGACTGGAAATCGCTCTTCCAGACGGTCACTTCGAGCTATCCGAATCTTGAATTCATCGTCGCGGAATACAACGGCGGCGATGCGGACAACCACTACAATTTTGACGGTTCGCGCAAGCGTACGACCGAGATGGTAAAGGGGCTCGACCGCTGGATAGGCACGTTCTTCTGGGAACCGACGCTCGGCGGTGCCTGGGGCCCCGCGCTCTTCGACTGGAAGGGTAGCAACCTGCAGGCGAACAGCAAGGCCTTCGAAGAATTCCCGATGCGGTAG